Part of the Geodermatophilus obscurus DSM 43160 genome is shown below.
TGACGTCGAAGTCGGCCTCGGCGGCGAGCAGCTCGCGGCCGTTGGCGGCGTGCCAGCGCAGGAACCGGTCGAGCATGTCGCGGGCGGCGATCCGCTGCCGCTGGTCGGCCCAGCCGGGGCCGAGGTCGAGCTGGTCGAGCTCCTCGGCCAGCGCGGCGGGTGCCCCGGCAGCGGGCAGTCCCTCGGCCACCTGCTGCGCGACGGCGTGCACCGCCGAGCCGACGGTGCGGGTCGCGTCGGGCGAGGCCTCGGCGCCGACCGCGCCGAGCACCCACTTCAGCGGGCAGCGCTGGAAGGTCTCGATCGCCGACGGGCGCACCCGCACCGCCTCGCCGTCGGGCACCAGCGGAGCGTCGTCGGACAGCGGCGCCAGGCCCCACCAGTCGGCCGGGGAGGCCCCGGGCACGCCTTCGTCGGCCAGCCGGCGCAGCACCGCGGCCGCGGCAGACCGGCGGGCCGGCTCGGTCTGCGGGTCGCTGACCGCCCGCCGCAGCTCGGCGACCAGTGCGGGCAGCGTGAGCGAACGGGGCAGCGGCGTCAGCGGCCGGCCGTCGTCGGGCGGGGGGACGACGAGGTCGAGGAACCGGGAGGCGGTGGCGCCGGCGTCGGGTCCGTCCAGGGCACCCTCGACGGCGGTCACCACCAGCCGGCGGCGGGCGCGGGTGCAGGCGACGTAGAACAGCCGCCGCTCCTCGGCCAGCATCTGCACTCGCCGGTCGAGAACGGCGCCGTCGATGCCCGCCACCCGCTCGACCAGCACCTCGGTGCCCAGCAGCGTGCCGCGGTCGCGGAGGTCGGGCCAGATGCCCTCCTGCACGCCGGCCACGCAGACGACGTCCCACTCCAGGCCCTTGGAGGCGTGCGCGGTGAGCAGCCGGACGGCGTCGGTCGCCGACTCCCGGCCCGCGCCGCCGACCCCGGGCAGCTCCTGTGCCGACAGGTGCTCGACGAACGCGCCGACGGTGGCCGAGGGCAGCCGGTCGACGAAGCCGGCCGCGGCGTCGAAGAGCGCGACGACGGCGTCGAGGTCGCGGTCGGCGACCGCTCCGGCCGCCCCGCCGGCGGCGCTGGCCCGCGCCCACCGGCCGGCCAGGCCACTGCGCTGCCACATCGCCCACAGCACGTCCTCCGCGGACCCGTCGCGGGCCAGCGCCACCCGACCGGCGGCCAGCACGTCCGCGACCCGGCGCGCGGGGCGGGCGACGGCGTCGGGCAGCTCCTCCAGCAGCCCCTCGTCGGTGAGCGCGGTGGCCAGCGGCGCGCCCCGCTCGTCGGCGTCGACCCCGCGCCGGGCCTGCGCGATCCGCACGGCACGGCGCAGCCGGCGCAGGTCCAGCACGGTCGCGCCGCCCAGCGCGGAGGTCAGCAGCGCCTCGGCGCCGGGCTCGTCGAGGGCCAGGGTGCCCGGCTCGGCGCCCGGCCGCGGCAGCAGCGCGCCGAGCGCGGCCAGCAGCGGCGCGACGGCCGGCTGGGCGGCGAGCGGCAGGTCGTCGGTGCCCACCTCGACCGGGACGCCGGCCGAGGTGAGCGCGCGCCGCAGCGGCCCGATGGCCAGCGCGGTGCGCACGACGACGGCCATCCCCGACCACGGGACGCCGTCGACCAGGTGCGCGCGGCGCAGGGTGTCGGCGACGTAGGCGGCCTCGACCGATGCCGAGCCGAACACGTGCACCTCGGCGGCGCCCTCCTCGGCGCCCTCGACAGCGGCCAGCCTGCGGTGCTCCCACGGACCGGGCAGTGCCTCGGCGACCCTCCGGCTGACATCCAGCAACGCGGGGCCCGAGCGCCGGCACACGCCCAGCGACAGCCGCGGTGCGGGTCGGCCGCTCACGGTGCGGAACCGCTCGGGGAACTCGACGATGCCGCGCGGCTCGGCGCCGCGGAAGGTGTAGACGGCCTGGTCGGGGTCGCCCACGACGACCAGGTCGCCCCCGCCGCCGGCGAGCAGCTGCAGCAGCTCGACCTGCGCCGGGTCGGTGTCCTGGTACTCGTCGACGAACAGCCAGCGCGCCCGCTCCCGCTCGGCGCGCA
Proteins encoded:
- a CDS encoding ATP-dependent helicase; its protein translation is MALRGDESTPVYCLVQPAVASVPRPRLDPTQQAVVDHPGGPLLVLAGPGTGKTTTIVEAVAARIDGGVDPEQILVLTFSRRAAAELRDRVAARVARTIREPLARTFHSYAYGVLRRAALLRGEAPPRLLTAAEQDALVAELLRGDLAGEGAVRWPESLLPALTTAGFRGELRELLLRATERGVDAELLAAWSRETGNEAWLHAAAFQEQYEAVTAFSTAGGGDASGYDPAELVRAAIAELEDDPALLRAERERARWLFVDEYQDTDPAQVELLQLLAGGGGDLVVVGDPDQAVYTFRGAEPRGIVEFPERFRTVSGRPAPRLSLGVCRRSGPALLDVSRRVAEALPGPWEHRRLAAVEGAEEGAAEVHVFGSASVEAAYVADTLRRAHLVDGVPWSGMAVVVRTALAIGPLRRALTSAGVPVEVGTDDLPLAAQPAVAPLLAALGALLPRPGAEPGTLALDEPGAEALLTSALGGATVLDLRRLRRAVRIAQARRGVDADERGAPLATALTDEGLLEELPDAVARPARRVADVLAAGRVALARDGSAEDVLWAMWQRSGLAGRWARASAAGGAAGAVADRDLDAVVALFDAAAGFVDRLPSATVGAFVEHLSAQELPGVGGAGRESATDAVRLLTAHASKGLEWDVVCVAGVQEGIWPDLRDRGTLLGTEVLVERVAGIDGAVLDRRVQMLAEERRLFYVACTRARRRLVVTAVEGALDGPDAGATASRFLDLVVPPPDDGRPLTPLPRSLTLPALVAELRRAVSDPQTEPARRSAAAAVLRRLADEGVPGASPADWWGLAPLSDDAPLVPDGEAVRVRPSAIETFQRCPLKWVLGAVGAEASPDATRTVGSAVHAVAQQVAEGLPAAGAPAALAEELDQLDLGPGWADQRQRIAARDMLDRFLRWHAANGRELLAAEADFDVTVGRARIRGQVDRLERDGAGRLVVIDLKTGRSAARDIDTHGQLAAYQVAVAAGAFGEHGEAPGGAALLQVGSGSKAKEQAQDPLPAGVPVGETWAGELVAQVGDGMGAGTFEVRTGSHCSRCPARRSCPLHERGRQVTS